In Arachis hypogaea cultivar Tifrunner chromosome 17, arahy.Tifrunner.gnm2.J5K5, whole genome shotgun sequence, a single window of DNA contains:
- the LOC112765188 gene encoding pentatricopeptide repeat-containing protein At1g02150, whose translation MLLLQSSLHKALSLSYAVSYSTALPSKIPTLSIGCRGVTCFQGLSVTCSISKIHSYGTVDYERRPIVRWNDIYKRISLMQNPEIGSAAVLEQWEDEGKSFTKWELCRVIKELRKYKRYKRALEVYGWMNNKPERFSVSSSDAAIQLDLISKVHGVSSAEEYFLSLADKLTDRRTYGALLNVYVRYRMKEKAEALFDKMRSKGYAVHSLPFNVMMTLYVNLKVYDKVDMLASEMRGKNIRLDIYSYNIWLSSCGSRGSIEKMEEVFDQMVKDPKIVPNWTTFSTMATMYINMNMFEKAVGCLRKVESRIKGRDRVPFHYLLSLYGSVGKKDDVYRVWSTYKSMFATIPNLGYHAIIASLVKLDDIEGAEKIYEEWLSTSSTYDPRITNLLIGCYVKKGNTDKALGFFRQMTEGGGIPNSKTWEIICSGHIADERISDALSCFKEAFVADVLNKWRPRATNFSAFFKLCQDKDDTTSAEVLTGLLRQSRFIKNEVFVSLIGLSESDGTINNGELWTEVDTADITDDNDDGENAVDDSQMFNQLESTL comes from the exons ATGCTGCTGCTTCAGTCCTCTTTGCATAAAGCCCTTTCCCTTTCATATGCCGTCTCTTATTCCACTGCTCTTCCCTCTAAAATTCCCACTCTCTCCATTGGATGTAGGGGTGTCACGTGCTTTCAGGGGCTCTCTGTCACGTGCTCCATCTCAAAGATCCATAGTTATGGCACCGTGGACTACGAGCGCAGACCCATCGTCAGGTGGAATGATATATACAAGAGAATATCGTTGATGCAGAACCCTGAAATCGGTTCCGCCGCTGTGTTAGAACAGTGGGAAGATGAAGGAAAGAGCTTTACTAAATGGGAGCTGTGTAGGGTTATCAAAGAGCTGAGAAAgtataaaagatataaaagagCCCTTGAG GTTTATGGTTGGATGAACAACAAACCAGAGAGGTTTAGTGTATCTTCAAGTGATGCAGCAATTCAGTTAGATCTGATTTCCAAGGTTCATGGAGTTTCGAGTGCAGAAGAGTATTTTCTGAGTCTGGCTGATAAGTTAACAGATAGAAGGACCTATGGAGCCCTTTTGAATGTATACGTGCGATATAGAATGAAGGAAAAGGCAGAGGCATTATTTGACAAAATGAGGAGTAAAGGTTATGCAGTACATTCGCTACCATTTAATGTAATGATGACTCTGTATGTGAACCTTAAGGTTTATGATAAAGTTGATATGTTGGCTTCAgaaatgagagggaaaaacatacGGCTCGATATCTATTCATATAATATCTGGCTATCTTCATGTGGTTCTCGAGGATCAATAGAAAAGATGGAGGAGGTGTTTGACCAGATGGTGAAGGACCCGAAGATTGTTCCTAATTGGACTACATTCAGCACAATGGCTACAATGTATATAAATATGAATATGTTTGAAAAAGCAGTAGGCTGCTTAAGAAAGGTTGAGAGTAGAATCAAAGGCCGGGATAGAGTACCATTTCATTATCTTCTGAGCTTATATGGAAGTGTTGGAAAGAAAGACGACGTTTATCGTGTGTGGAGTACTTATAAATCAATGTTTGCCACTATACCAAACTTGGGATACCATGCTATTATTGCTTCTCTGGTTAAACTGGATGATATTGAGGGTGCAGAAAAAATTTATGAGGAATGGCTTTCAACAAGTTCGACTTATGATCCGAGAATAACAAACCTTCTGATAGGCTGTTATGTCAAGAAAGGCAATACTGACAAAGCTCTGGGTTTCTTTAGACAAATGACTGAGGGTGGTGGAATTCCGAATTCAAAAACTTGGGAGATTATTTGTTCTGGGCATATCGCTGATGAGAGGATTTCGGATGCTCTGTCCTGCTTTAAAGAAGCTTTTGTGGCCGATGTTTTAAACAAATGGAGACCAAGGGCGACAAACTTTTCTGCATTCTTTAAACTTTGTCAGGACAAAGATGATACTACAAGTGCTGAAGTGTTAACTGGGTTGTTGAGACAGTCTAGATTTATCAAGAATGAAGTTTTTGTGTCACTCATTGGCTTGTCAGAATCCGATGGTACCATCAACAATGGCGAATTGTGGACCGAAGTTGATACCGCGGATATAACTGATGATAACGATGATGGTGAAAATGCAGTTGATGACTCTCAAATGTTCAACCAATTGGAGAGTACCTTGTGA